From Micromonospora sp. NBC_01699, a single genomic window includes:
- a CDS encoding polyprenyl synthetase family protein: MTATAPLTDAAELRKRFDAQLSAFLERQDPDWPDGAPRGVFTTLHRFVLAGGKRLRPMFCYWGWRGAGGVDDTPIVVAAAALELFHAFALIHDDIMDGSDRRRGEPSVHRLFADLHTRSSWRGDPASYGRSTALLCGDLCAAWADQMFHECGLSADQVHQGYGVFANMRTEVIAGQYLDLVSGVGDGSVASALTVIRMKGARYTVTRPLQIGAALAGAGPELLSAFAAFGDPLGDAFQLRDDVLGVFGDPAVTGKSVLDDLREGKPTVMMALARGSADREQALRLKELFGNPDLDPEGAAELRGIILDTGTLDRIEQMIRVRTDAALTALVDAPVSAQAKAQLAALAAEATDRRH; encoded by the coding sequence GTGACCGCGACGGCGCCGCTGACCGACGCGGCGGAGTTGCGGAAGCGGTTCGACGCCCAGTTGTCGGCGTTCCTGGAACGACAGGACCCGGACTGGCCGGACGGGGCGCCGCGCGGCGTCTTCACCACCCTGCACCGGTTCGTGCTGGCCGGCGGCAAGCGGCTGCGGCCGATGTTCTGCTACTGGGGCTGGCGCGGGGCGGGCGGGGTGGACGACACCCCGATCGTGGTCGCGGCGGCGGCGCTGGAACTGTTCCACGCGTTCGCGCTGATCCACGACGACATCATGGACGGCAGCGACCGGCGCCGGGGCGAGCCCTCGGTGCACCGGCTCTTCGCCGACCTGCACACCCGCTCGTCGTGGCGGGGCGACCCTGCCTCGTACGGGCGCAGCACCGCGCTGCTCTGCGGGGACCTCTGTGCCGCCTGGGCGGACCAGATGTTCCACGAGTGCGGCCTCTCCGCCGACCAGGTGCACCAGGGGTACGGCGTGTTCGCGAACATGCGTACGGAGGTGATCGCCGGGCAGTACCTGGACCTGGTTTCCGGGGTCGGGGACGGTTCGGTGGCGAGCGCCTTGACGGTGATAAGGATGAAGGGGGCCAGGTACACGGTGACCCGGCCGTTGCAGATCGGGGCGGCGCTGGCCGGTGCCGGGCCGGAGCTGCTGTCGGCGTTCGCCGCCTTCGGTGACCCGCTCGGGGACGCGTTCCAGCTGCGTGACGACGTGCTCGGGGTGTTCGGGGATCCGGCGGTGACCGGCAAGTCGGTGCTCGACGATTTGCGGGAGGGCAAGCCCACGGTGATGATGGCGTTGGCCCGGGGTAGTGCCGACCGGGAGCAGGCGCTGCGGTTGAAGGAGCTGTTCGGCAATCCGGACCTGGATCCGGAGGGGGCCGCGGAGCTGCGCGGGATAATCCTCGACACGGGGACCTTGGACCGGATCGAGCAGATGATCCGGGTCCGTACGGACGCCGCACTGACGGCCCTGGTGGACGCCCCGGTGTCGGCGCAGGCGAAGGCGCAGCTGGCGGCGCTGGCCGCCGAGGCGACCGACCGACGCCACTGA
- a CDS encoding alkaline phosphatase family protein, which produces MAPLVVIDVVGLTPRLLAHMPRLRAVAQAGFEAELGTVLPAVTCSAQATFLTGAPPTEHGIVGNGWYFRDLGEVFLWRQHHALMGGEKVWQAARAQRPDYTVANICWWYAMGADVNWTVTPRPIYYADGRKEPDCYTDPPELHDELTAKLGGFPLFTYWGPGAGLPSSRWICQAAQQVMATHNPDLTLVYVPHLDYDLQRFGPGSAEAAAAAAKLDGVLGPLLDAARARNATIVALSEYGITDVSRPVDINRLLRSEGLLRVYTQDGMEYLDPWTSKAFAVADHQIAHVYVKDPADIPAVAKLCAALPGVAEVLDAEGKARYGLDHERSGELVLVAEPDAWFTYYYWLDDESAPDFARLVEIHRKPGYDPAELFFDPEAPGAAKRRAGVALARKKLGMRYMMSVVGLDAGARAVKGSHGRLPEDPADAPVLLCSAPGAAREKIAATEVKGLLLELAGLGTREES; this is translated from the coding sequence ATGGCACCGCTGGTCGTGATCGACGTGGTGGGGTTGACCCCGCGACTGCTCGCCCACATGCCCCGGTTGCGGGCGGTGGCGCAGGCCGGGTTCGAGGCGGAACTGGGTACGGTGCTGCCGGCGGTCACCTGTTCGGCGCAGGCCACGTTCCTGACCGGTGCGCCGCCGACGGAGCACGGCATCGTCGGCAACGGCTGGTATTTCCGCGACCTGGGCGAGGTTTTCCTGTGGCGCCAGCACCACGCCCTGATGGGCGGGGAGAAGGTGTGGCAGGCGGCCCGAGCGCAGCGACCGGACTACACGGTGGCGAACATCTGCTGGTGGTACGCGATGGGCGCGGACGTCAACTGGACCGTGACGCCCCGGCCGATCTACTACGCCGACGGGCGCAAGGAGCCGGACTGCTACACCGACCCGCCGGAGCTGCACGACGAGCTGACCGCGAAGCTGGGCGGGTTCCCGCTGTTCACGTACTGGGGGCCGGGGGCGGGGCTGCCGTCGTCGCGCTGGATCTGCCAGGCGGCGCAGCAGGTGATGGCCACCCACAACCCGGACCTGACCCTGGTCTACGTGCCGCACCTGGACTACGACCTGCAACGGTTCGGACCGGGCTCGGCGGAGGCGGCGGCTGCCGCCGCGAAGCTGGACGGGGTGCTCGGCCCGCTGCTGGACGCCGCCAGGGCCCGTAACGCCACCATTGTGGCGCTCTCCGAATACGGCATCACCGACGTGTCCCGGCCGGTCGACATCAACCGGCTGCTGCGCTCCGAGGGCCTGCTGCGGGTCTACACCCAGGACGGGATGGAATACCTGGACCCGTGGACGTCGAAGGCGTTCGCGGTCGCCGACCACCAGATCGCCCACGTGTACGTGAAGGACCCGGCCGACATCCCGGCGGTGGCGAAGCTCTGCGCCGCCCTGCCCGGGGTGGCCGAGGTGCTCGACGCCGAGGGCAAGGCCCGGTACGGCCTGGACCACGAGCGCAGCGGTGAGCTGGTGCTGGTGGCCGAGCCGGACGCCTGGTTCACGTACTACTACTGGTTGGACGACGAGAGCGCACCGGACTTCGCCCGGCTGGTCGAGATCCACCGCAAACCCGGCTACGACCCGGCCGAGCTGTTCTTCGACCCGGAGGCGCCCGGTGCGGCGAAGCGGCGGGCCGGGGTGGCGCTGGCCCGCAAGAAGCTCGGCATGCGGTACATGATGAGCGTGGTCGGGCTGGATGCCGGGGCGCGTGCGGTGAAGGGTTCGCACGGCCGGTTGCCCGAGGATCCGGCAGACGCCCCGGTGCTGCTCTGCTCGGCCCCCGGCGCGGCCCGCGAGAAGATCGCGGCGACCGAGGTCAAGGGCCTGCTGCTGGAGTTGGCCGGGCTCGGCACGCGGGAGGAGTCGTGA
- the eboE gene encoding metabolite traffic protein EboE yields the protein MRLRHPDGQTVHLSYCTNVHPAEDLTGVISQLDTFAEPIRRRLDTDVLGLGLWLAAPVAAGLAADATLRRKLRTELDARGLEVVTLNGFPYRSFQAPVVKLGVYHPDWTAPERLEYTLDLARVLVDLLPDDAARGSISTLPLAWRTPWTPAQAGAAARTLEQLAAGLTSIAWQTGRAVRVGFEPEPGCVVESTAQAAAQLARIDTDRLGICLDLAHLACAWEEPADALERLRRAGLPVVKVQVSAALQADDPVAAGQQLDGYVEPRFLHQTRGAGCAGAADPADPAYATDDLDQALADGLPGPWRVHYHVPLHAEPEPPLRATTPVLRGALRELLGGDSAGCDHFDVETYTWGVLPAARRPNSDAELVGGIAAELAYARDELVDLGLTPVPAPVTA from the coding sequence ATGCGGCTGCGACATCCGGACGGGCAGACCGTCCACCTGAGCTACTGCACCAACGTCCACCCGGCCGAGGACCTGACCGGGGTGATCAGCCAGCTCGACACGTTCGCCGAACCGATTCGCCGCCGGCTCGACACCGACGTACTCGGGTTGGGGCTGTGGCTGGCCGCACCGGTCGCCGCCGGCTTGGCCGCCGACGCGACACTGCGCCGCAAACTGCGTACGGAACTCGACGCGCGGGGGCTGGAGGTGGTGACGCTCAACGGGTTCCCGTACCGGTCCTTCCAGGCACCGGTGGTGAAACTCGGCGTCTACCATCCGGACTGGACCGCCCCGGAACGGCTGGAGTACACCCTCGACCTGGCCCGGGTGCTGGTCGACCTGCTGCCCGACGACGCCGCCCGAGGTTCCATCTCCACCCTGCCGCTGGCCTGGCGTACGCCGTGGACACCCGCGCAGGCCGGCGCCGCCGCCCGTACGCTCGAACAGCTCGCCGCCGGCCTGACCTCGATCGCCTGGCAGACCGGGCGGGCGGTCCGGGTCGGCTTCGAACCGGAACCCGGCTGCGTGGTGGAGAGCACCGCGCAGGCCGCCGCCCAACTCGCCCGGATCGACACCGACCGGCTCGGCATCTGCCTCGACCTGGCCCACCTCGCCTGCGCCTGGGAGGAGCCGGCCGACGCCCTGGAGCGGCTGCGCCGGGCCGGGCTGCCGGTGGTGAAGGTGCAGGTGTCGGCCGCGTTGCAGGCCGACGACCCGGTCGCCGCCGGGCAGCAGCTCGACGGCTACGTCGAGCCGCGTTTCCTGCACCAGACCAGGGGCGCCGGCTGTGCCGGTGCGGCCGACCCGGCCGATCCGGCGTACGCCACCGACGACCTCGACCAGGCGCTGGCCGACGGGCTGCCGGGGCCGTGGCGGGTGCACTACCACGTGCCGCTGCACGCCGAGCCGGAGCCGCCGCTGCGGGCGACCACCCCGGTGCTGCGCGGCGCGCTGCGGGAACTGCTCGGCGGGGACAGCGCCGGGTGTGACCACTTCGACGTGGAGACGTACACCTGGGGGGTGTTGCCGGCGGCCCGGCGGCCGAACTCGGACGCCGAACTCGTCGGCGGCATCGCGGCCGAGCTGGCGTACGCCCGGGACGAACTGGTCGACCTCGGCCTGACCCCGGTGCCCGCCCCGGTGACGGCATGA
- a CDS encoding TatD family hydrolase, protein MRIFDPHIHMTSRTTDDYERMAAAGVRALVEPAFWLGQPRTGAGSFADYFDSLVGWEPFRASQFGIKHYATIALNPKEANDPRCREVLDLVPRYLDKDNVVAVGEIGYDSTTPAEDEVFAAQLALAVAYDLPALVHTPHRDKARGTARSIAVVVESGIDPGRVVIDHLNEVTVEQVRDSGCWAGFSIYPDTKMSPPRMVEILRKYGTERMLVNSAADWGRSDPLLTRTTGEAMLEAGFSDDDVDRVLWRNPIEFYGQSGRLDPAELEGSATGAEPTFEGNSILRGGS, encoded by the coding sequence ATGCGCATCTTCGACCCGCACATCCACATGACCTCGCGGACCACCGACGACTACGAGCGGATGGCCGCCGCCGGGGTCCGGGCCCTGGTCGAGCCGGCGTTCTGGCTCGGTCAGCCGCGTACCGGCGCCGGGTCGTTCGCCGACTACTTCGACTCGCTCGTCGGCTGGGAGCCGTTCCGGGCCAGCCAGTTCGGCATCAAGCACTACGCCACCATCGCGCTGAACCCGAAGGAAGCCAACGACCCGCGCTGCCGTGAGGTGCTGGACCTGGTGCCGCGCTACCTCGACAAGGACAACGTGGTGGCGGTCGGCGAAATCGGGTACGACTCCACCACCCCGGCCGAGGACGAGGTCTTCGCCGCCCAACTCGCCCTGGCGGTCGCGTACGACCTGCCGGCGCTGGTGCACACCCCGCACCGGGACAAGGCGCGTGGCACCGCCCGGAGCATCGCCGTGGTGGTCGAGTCCGGCATCGACCCCGGTCGGGTGGTGATCGACCACCTGAACGAGGTCACCGTCGAGCAGGTACGCGACTCCGGCTGCTGGGCCGGCTTCTCCATCTACCCGGACACCAAGATGTCCCCGCCCCGGATGGTGGAGATCCTGCGCAAGTACGGCACCGAACGGATGCTGGTCAACTCGGCCGCCGACTGGGGCCGGTCCGACCCGCTGCTGACCCGGACCACCGGCGAGGCGATGCTCGAAGCCGGCTTCAGCGACGACGACGTCGACCGGGTGCTGTGGCGCAACCCGATCGAGTTCTACGGCCAGTCCGGCCGACTCGACCCGGCCGAACTGGAGGGTTCGGCGACCGGGGCCGAGCCGACCTTCGAGGGCAACTCCATCCTGCGGGGCGGTAGCTGA
- a CDS encoding EboA domain-containing protein, whose protein sequence is MEPDELRAALSAVPEPDWLDQAVRRVADEPDAVGRLFAAAGRRCGRAPLPAAPDWTADDAARVLLLTMLPADRVVGQVETLYRYGDAAEKRAVLRALPWLPIGAAAVPLLHDAIRTNDTRLVAAALGPYAGHLDAATWRQAVLKCVFMEVPLAVVDRLDERADGELEIMLAGLDEERRAAGRSIPADATALLDRLRLTTKEA, encoded by the coding sequence ATGGAACCCGACGAACTACGGGCGGCGCTGTCGGCCGTACCCGAACCGGACTGGCTGGACCAGGCGGTCCGGCGGGTCGCAGACGAACCGGACGCGGTCGGGCGGCTCTTCGCCGCCGCCGGCCGGCGCTGCGGCCGGGCACCACTGCCGGCCGCGCCCGACTGGACCGCCGACGACGCGGCCCGGGTGCTGCTGCTGACCATGCTGCCGGCCGACCGGGTGGTCGGCCAGGTCGAAACCCTCTACCGGTACGGCGACGCGGCCGAGAAACGGGCGGTGCTGCGGGCCCTGCCGTGGCTGCCGATCGGTGCCGCCGCCGTACCGCTGCTGCACGACGCGATCCGGACCAACGACACCCGACTGGTCGCCGCCGCCCTCGGCCCGTACGCCGGCCACCTCGACGCCGCCACCTGGCGTCAGGCGGTGCTCAAGTGCGTCTTCATGGAGGTGCCGCTGGCCGTGGTCGACCGGCTCGACGAGCGGGCCGACGGCGAGCTGGAAATCATGCTCGCCGGGCTGGACGAGGAACGCCGCGCCGCCGGCCGTTCCATCCCGGCCGACGCCACCGCCCTGCTCGACCGGCTCCGACTCACCACGAAAGAGGCGTGA
- a CDS encoding sugar phosphate isomerase/epimerase family protein — MTGLRFGYGTNGFANHRLDDALRVIADLGYQGVALTLDHDHLDPFAPALAARVAALGNRLAELDLGLVIETGARYLLDPWRKHAPTLLDDDPALRIEFLRRAVAVGADLGAEAVSFWAGVRPSAVDETSAWDRLVAGCAEVVDVADAAGVTLGFEPEPGMLVPDIAAWWRLRQALGAPPGFGITLDIGHCRCLEPLPVPDCVAEVAAHLVNVQIDDMRRDVHEHLEFGTGEIDFPPVLRALADAGYTGLVAVELPRDSHAAPAVASRSVDFLHTAAWQAGVAVEQVGRITGRDSAEPAGGGAHAGATIEPVGAATTVARPAGLEGEA, encoded by the coding sequence ATGACCGGCCTGCGGTTCGGCTACGGCACCAACGGCTTCGCCAACCACCGGCTCGACGACGCCCTGCGGGTCATCGCCGACCTGGGCTACCAGGGGGTGGCGCTGACCCTCGACCACGACCACCTGGACCCGTTCGCGCCCGCGCTGGCGGCCCGGGTGGCGGCACTCGGCAACCGGCTCGCCGAACTGGACCTGGGGCTGGTGATCGAGACCGGGGCCCGCTACCTGCTCGACCCGTGGCGCAAGCACGCCCCGACCCTGCTGGACGACGACCCGGCGCTGCGGATCGAGTTCCTGCGCCGGGCGGTCGCGGTCGGCGCCGACCTCGGCGCCGAGGCGGTCTCGTTCTGGGCCGGGGTACGCCCGAGCGCCGTGGACGAGACCAGCGCCTGGGACCGGCTCGTCGCCGGCTGCGCCGAGGTGGTCGATGTGGCCGACGCGGCCGGCGTCACCCTCGGCTTCGAACCGGAGCCGGGCATGCTGGTGCCGGACATCGCCGCCTGGTGGCGGCTGCGGCAGGCGCTCGGCGCACCGCCCGGCTTCGGCATCACCCTCGACATCGGACACTGCCGGTGCCTGGAGCCGCTGCCGGTGCCCGACTGCGTCGCCGAGGTGGCCGCGCATCTGGTCAACGTGCAGATCGACGACATGCGCCGGGACGTGCACGAACATCTGGAGTTCGGCACCGGCGAGATCGACTTCCCGCCGGTGCTGCGGGCCCTGGCCGACGCCGGCTACACCGGCCTGGTCGCGGTCGAACTGCCCCGCGACTCGCACGCGGCACCGGCCGTCGCGTCCCGCTCGGTCGACTTCCTGCACACCGCCGCCTGGCAGGCCGGGGTCGCCGTGGAGCAGGTCGGCCGGATCACCGGACGGGACTCCGCGGAGCCGGCAGGCGGCGGCGCGCACGCCGGGGCAACCATCGAGCCGGTCGGCGCGGCCACCACCGTGGCGCGACCGGCCGGTCTGGAAGGGGAGGCGTAA
- a CDS encoding SCO3242 family prenyltransferase, with translation MPSLGDFAELVRAPAALSVPGDVVAGAAAAGALGRRVPGLAGASVLLYWAGMAANDWADRELDAIERPERPIPSGRISPGTALGVSAGLTAAGLAVAGLTGGRRALAVAVPLAGAIWAYDVKAKNTAAGPAVMAACRGLDVLLGATGGKRPLRALPAAVTVAAHTYTVTELSRREVSGADRTLPKLTLAGTAAVAAAAVAGPRRTGWRGWIPAALTAWYVGQYGTAQARVAADPAADRVRAAVGAGIMGLPALQGALVARTGAGMLGMAVAAAAPLGRRLARKLSPT, from the coding sequence ATGCCCTCCCTGGGTGACTTCGCCGAGCTGGTCCGGGCACCGGCCGCGCTCTCCGTACCCGGCGACGTGGTGGCCGGTGCCGCCGCGGCCGGTGCGCTGGGCCGGCGGGTGCCGGGGCTGGCCGGCGCCTCGGTGCTGCTCTACTGGGCCGGGATGGCCGCCAACGACTGGGCTGACCGCGAACTCGACGCGATCGAACGACCCGAGCGGCCGATCCCCAGCGGCCGGATCTCACCCGGCACCGCGCTCGGCGTCTCCGCCGGCCTGACCGCCGCCGGCCTCGCCGTCGCCGGTCTCACCGGTGGGCGCCGGGCGCTCGCCGTGGCGGTGCCGCTGGCCGGCGCGATCTGGGCGTACGACGTGAAGGCCAAGAACACCGCCGCCGGTCCGGCCGTGATGGCCGCCTGCCGGGGGCTGGACGTGCTGCTCGGCGCGACCGGCGGCAAAAGGCCACTGCGGGCCCTGCCGGCGGCGGTGACGGTGGCCGCGCACACGTACACGGTGACCGAGCTGTCCCGCCGCGAGGTCAGCGGCGCCGACCGTACCCTGCCGAAGTTGACCTTGGCCGGGACCGCCGCGGTGGCCGCCGCCGCCGTCGCCGGCCCCCGCCGCACCGGCTGGCGCGGCTGGATCCCGGCCGCGCTGACCGCCTGGTACGTCGGCCAGTACGGCACCGCGCAGGCCCGGGTCGCCGCCGACCCGGCCGCCGACCGGGTACGCGCCGCCGTCGGCGCCGGCATCATGGGCCTGCCGGCGCTCCAGGGCGCCCTGGTCGCCCGGACCGGCGCCGGGATGCTCGGGATGGCGGTCGCCGCGGCGGCACCGCTCGGCCGCCGGCTGGCCCGGAAGCTGTCCCCGACATGA
- a CDS encoding inositol-3-phosphate synthase: MRTGIWLVGARGSVAVTSVVGALALRAGLVEPTGCVTELPQLRSPALPGYADLVFGGHDLVPTPVVKKAEALAAAGVLPARLVTALPDELAAVEREIRPVPTADRQADVIAALVADLTNFKQRNNLDRVVLVNVSATEPAPPPNPAHATLAALEHALATEATVLPNSSAYAYAAFTAGCSFVDFTPSTGARLPALAELAERENLPYAGHDGKTGETLVKSVLAPMFALRNLKVRTWSGVNLLGGGDGANLAEPAANAAKAASKQRVLGETLGYVPQGNTRIEYVDDIGDFKTAWDLITFSGFLGTAMRMEFTWHGCDSALAAPLVLDLARLTATAHRTGRGGPLGELAFFFKDPLGEGSHSLPEQWATLCAFVRQLDADAAGPSVPAEAEPSDAAQG; this comes from the coding sequence ATGCGTACGGGAATCTGGCTGGTGGGCGCACGCGGCTCGGTCGCCGTCACCAGCGTGGTCGGGGCTTTGGCCCTGCGAGCCGGGCTCGTCGAGCCGACCGGCTGCGTCACCGAACTGCCCCAACTGCGCAGCCCGGCCCTACCGGGCTACGCCGATCTCGTCTTCGGCGGCCACGACCTCGTCCCCACCCCGGTGGTGAAAAAAGCGGAGGCGCTCGCCGCCGCCGGCGTACTGCCGGCCCGGCTGGTGACCGCACTCCCCGACGAGCTGGCCGCGGTCGAACGCGAAATCCGCCCCGTCCCCACCGCCGACCGGCAGGCCGACGTCATCGCCGCCCTGGTCGCCGACCTCACCAACTTCAAACAACGCAACAACCTCGACCGGGTGGTGCTGGTGAACGTCTCCGCCACCGAACCCGCCCCGCCACCGAACCCCGCACACGCCACCCTGGCCGCGCTCGAACACGCGCTGGCCACCGAGGCGACCGTGCTGCCGAACAGCTCCGCGTACGCGTACGCGGCGTTCACCGCCGGCTGCTCCTTCGTGGACTTCACCCCGTCGACCGGTGCCCGGCTGCCGGCCCTGGCCGAACTCGCCGAGCGCGAGAACCTGCCGTACGCCGGACACGACGGCAAGACCGGCGAGACGCTGGTCAAGTCGGTGCTGGCACCGATGTTCGCGCTGCGCAACCTGAAGGTGCGTACCTGGTCCGGTGTCAACCTGCTCGGCGGCGGCGACGGCGCGAACCTGGCCGAACCAGCCGCGAACGCCGCCAAGGCCGCCAGCAAGCAGCGGGTGCTCGGCGAAACCCTCGGCTACGTGCCGCAGGGCAACACCCGAATCGAGTACGTCGACGACATCGGCGACTTCAAGACCGCCTGGGACCTGATCACCTTCTCCGGCTTCCTCGGCACCGCGATGCGGATGGAGTTCACCTGGCACGGGTGCGACTCGGCACTCGCCGCGCCGCTGGTGCTGGACCTGGCCCGGCTGACCGCCACCGCACACCGGACCGGGCGCGGCGGACCCCTCGGTGAGCTGGCGTTCTTCTTCAAGGACCCACTCGGCGAGGGCTCGCACTCGCTGCCCGAGCAGTGGGCCACCCTGTGCGCCTTCGTCCGCCAGCTCGACGCCGACGCGGCCGGACCGTCCGTGCCCGCCGAGGCCGAGCCGTCCGACGCGGCGCAGGGCTGA
- a CDS encoding Gfo/Idh/MocA family protein, translated as MSTVDSELRVGMVGYAFMGAAHSQAWRTVNRVFDLPTRARMALICGRDESKVATAADRLGWDGYTTDWRDLINRDDIDVIDVCTPGDSHAEITIAALAAGKHVLCEKPLANTVDEARAMVAAAAKAQAVGVRSMCGFNYRRVPAVTLMRKLVESGRLGVIRHVRAVYLQDWIVDPQFPLVWRLQRDRAGSGALGDIGAHIIDLTQYVTGQRITGVSAITETFVKERPLPAESSGLAASTGNGSVEAVATGEVTVDDAAVFVARLDGGALATYEASRFATGRKNALRVEINGSLGTVVFDLERLNELEFYEASGPTAEQGFNRILVTEGDHPYMSAWWPPGHIIGYEHSFTHEMRDFLEAIATGNDPTPSFADALQVQLVLDAVVRSAELGSSWTEVEPALVTVAA; from the coding sequence TTGTCCACTGTAGATAGCGAGCTGCGGGTCGGCATGGTCGGCTACGCGTTCATGGGCGCCGCGCACTCACAGGCGTGGCGCACCGTGAACCGCGTGTTCGACCTGCCGACACGAGCCCGGATGGCCCTGATCTGCGGCCGGGACGAGTCGAAGGTGGCCACGGCCGCCGATCGGCTCGGCTGGGACGGGTACACCACCGACTGGCGTGACCTGATCAACCGGGACGACATCGACGTGATCGACGTCTGCACCCCGGGCGACAGCCACGCCGAGATCACGATCGCGGCGTTGGCGGCGGGCAAGCACGTACTGTGCGAGAAGCCGCTGGCCAACACCGTCGACGAGGCTCGTGCGATGGTCGCCGCCGCGGCCAAGGCACAGGCGGTGGGCGTACGGTCCATGTGCGGGTTCAACTACCGCCGGGTCCCCGCGGTCACCCTCATGCGGAAGCTGGTCGAATCCGGCCGGCTCGGCGTCATCCGGCACGTACGTGCGGTCTACCTTCAGGACTGGATTGTTGACCCGCAGTTCCCGCTGGTCTGGCGGTTGCAGCGGGACAGGGCGGGTTCCGGGGCGCTGGGTGACATCGGCGCGCACATCATCGACCTGACCCAGTACGTGACCGGACAACGGATCACCGGGGTCAGCGCGATCACCGAGACGTTCGTCAAGGAGCGGCCGTTGCCGGCGGAGTCCAGCGGGTTGGCCGCCTCCACCGGTAACGGATCCGTCGAAGCCGTCGCCACCGGAGAGGTGACCGTCGACGACGCCGCCGTCTTCGTGGCGCGGCTCGACGGCGGGGCCCTGGCCACGTACGAGGCGAGCCGGTTCGCGACCGGGCGCAAGAACGCGCTGCGGGTCGAGATCAACGGATCGCTCGGCACGGTGGTGTTCGACCTCGAACGCCTCAACGAACTGGAGTTCTACGAGGCCAGCGGGCCAACCGCCGAGCAGGGCTTCAACCGGATCCTGGTGACCGAGGGCGACCACCCGTACATGTCCGCGTGGTGGCCGCCGGGACACATCATCGGGTACGAGCACTCGTTCACGCACGAGATGCGCGACTTCCTGGAGGCCATCGCCACCGGGAACGATCCGACCCCGTCGTTCGCCGACGCCCTCCAGGTCCAGCTCGTGCTGGACGCGGTGGTGCGCTCGGCGGAGCTGGGCTCGTCGTGGACCGAGGTCGAGCCCGCGCTCGTCACGGTCGCCGCCTGA
- a CDS encoding substrate-binding domain-containing protein has product MTQQARDLSRRRLMFGGAALGAGALLTACTSNEASAPEGQTKVADASAAAPGKPVTIGFSAPAADHGWMAAITNNAKAQAALYSDVTFKTVEAGADAPAQLAALRALIGQKPDVIVLLPHDGKELNAFGLEAMKAGIPVVNLDRAFPDALAYRLQIKGDNYGMGVSAGKYIGEQMKAKGIANPIIAEIPGIDSLELTQERSAGFKAELATFGFTVASRIPAEFTADSGQKAASQLLQAQPKIDAIWNHDDDQGIGVLAAITQAGRKEFFMVGGAGSKAAIDAIAADSGVLKATVTYSPSMASSAITLARLIGQGKGMSDLVELQVPKEITLTSETITKENASTYSKLGF; this is encoded by the coding sequence ATGACCCAGCAAGCGCGCGACCTGTCGCGCCGCCGGCTGATGTTCGGCGGGGCCGCGCTCGGCGCCGGTGCCCTGCTCACCGCCTGCACCAGTAACGAGGCTTCCGCGCCGGAGGGCCAGACCAAGGTCGCCGACGCGTCCGCCGCCGCACCGGGCAAGCCGGTCACCATCGGCTTCTCCGCCCCGGCCGCCGACCACGGCTGGATGGCCGCGATCACCAACAACGCCAAGGCCCAGGCGGCGCTCTACTCGGACGTCACCTTCAAGACGGTCGAGGCCGGCGCCGACGCCCCGGCACAGCTCGCCGCGCTCCGCGCGCTGATCGGGCAGAAGCCGGACGTCATCGTCCTGCTCCCGCACGACGGCAAGGAGCTCAACGCCTTCGGCCTGGAGGCCATGAAGGCCGGCATCCCGGTGGTCAACCTGGACCGGGCGTTCCCGGACGCGCTGGCCTACCGGTTGCAGATCAAGGGCGACAACTACGGCATGGGCGTCTCCGCCGGCAAGTACATCGGCGAGCAGATGAAGGCCAAGGGCATCGCAAACCCGATCATCGCCGAGATTCCGGGTATCGACTCGCTGGAGCTGACCCAGGAGCGCTCGGCCGGCTTCAAGGCCGAGCTCGCCACCTTCGGCTTCACCGTGGCCAGCCGGATCCCGGCCGAGTTCACCGCGGACAGCGGCCAGAAGGCGGCGTCGCAGCTGCTCCAGGCGCAGCCGAAGATCGACGCGATCTGGAACCACGACGACGACCAGGGCATCGGGGTGCTCGCCGCGATCACGCAGGCCGGGCGCAAGGAGTTCTTCATGGTCGGCGGCGCCGGCTCCAAGGCGGCGATCGACGCGATCGCGGCCGACAGCGGCGTGCTGAAGGCGACCGTCACCTACAGCCCCTCGATGGCATCCTCGGCGATCACGCTGGCTCGCCTGATCGGACAGGGCAAGGGCATGTCCGACCTGGTCGAGTTGCAGGTCCCGAAGGAGATCACTCTCACTTCGGAGACCATCACCAAGGAGAACGCGAGCACTTACAGCAAGCTCGGGTTCTGA